A region of Mesorhizobium sp. M3A.F.Ca.ET.080.04.2.1 DNA encodes the following proteins:
- a CDS encoding AAA family ATPase — MDTGLTTIPEAAIEKHRATAQSFITRIVVLEDPSRESGTVLAGTNRRFVSTVSVGSVRRTREVELSKTVAAVHPDDQLMTIPQHTLLYRARRGLAIALAISDVFAEGSDLESLQAKNARAPLEGDEAATFKKLLSASAYVSAFSLASYLFQLIDSDGEAPNDIPEPDFLFDTPQDAVKSIVAGLDKAIAGSKDDADLMTRARAFARVAIDGLLARKGRFDGIGPFENAHIRIDVDDFTLDGFDVAPGKRSKPLVMTFKKPEEVVGNHIAKFQSVRLAKMLMAYDFERELNPFVELGGFLFTFIGDGAPGTGKTTLIQMIAGLVNGYCQVAGYPFAYENFGVDQISSYQGKSGQNCRQFINNVLNPRAIGFGTIDDIDQVAARRSDDRASAGQQEITGVLMDAFAGASTVVRGNCSFGMFSNYPENVDDALRQRAGARWLVDGPQTRDDYIDIFVLLAGKNHKIPLGNHKLYAAQEIQRAVAEAYEEHEKPQEDGLMKVYERYMKENGAPKTLADIGTYLHMIKDAEPRFTGRAIKNVTDAIKMRAMDIELPDDWFEKPEAFMHKSYDDKKAMIEELRGPFSMEMVMQEINRYADSEFRYSDKSDDAAVEKLLRDARLRERAAREMDELKKKGLWDA, encoded by the coding sequence ATGGACACCGGCCTGACCACCATCCCCGAAGCGGCAATCGAGAAACACCGCGCCACGGCGCAGAGCTTCATCACCCGTATTGTCGTGCTGGAGGACCCTTCGCGCGAATCCGGTACCGTGCTCGCCGGCACCAACCGCCGTTTCGTCTCGACCGTGTCGGTCGGCTCGGTACGGCGCACACGCGAGGTCGAGCTGTCGAAAACGGTGGCCGCGGTGCATCCCGACGACCAGTTGATGACCATCCCGCAGCACACGCTGCTCTACCGCGCCCGGCGCGGCCTGGCGATCGCGCTCGCCATCTCGGATGTCTTCGCCGAAGGTTCCGACCTCGAAAGCCTGCAGGCGAAGAATGCGCGCGCACCGCTCGAAGGCGACGAGGCTGCGACCTTCAAGAAGCTCCTGTCGGCCTCTGCCTATGTTTCGGCGTTCAGCCTTGCGTCCTATCTGTTCCAGCTTATCGACAGCGACGGCGAAGCGCCGAACGACATCCCCGAACCCGACTTCCTCTTCGACACGCCGCAGGATGCGGTGAAGTCGATCGTGGCTGGCCTCGACAAGGCGATTGCCGGCTCGAAGGACGATGCCGACCTGATGACGCGGGCGCGCGCCTTTGCCCGCGTCGCCATCGACGGCCTGCTCGCGCGAAAAGGCCGCTTCGACGGCATCGGGCCGTTCGAGAACGCTCACATCCGCATCGACGTGGACGATTTCACCCTCGACGGCTTCGACGTGGCGCCCGGCAAGCGATCGAAGCCGCTGGTGATGACCTTCAAGAAGCCGGAAGAAGTGGTCGGCAACCACATCGCCAAATTCCAGTCGGTCAGGCTCGCCAAGATGCTCATGGCCTATGACTTCGAGCGCGAGCTCAATCCCTTCGTCGAGCTCGGCGGCTTCCTGTTCACCTTCATTGGCGACGGCGCGCCGGGCACCGGCAAGACGACGCTGATCCAGATGATCGCCGGCCTCGTCAACGGCTACTGCCAGGTCGCCGGCTATCCCTTCGCCTACGAGAATTTCGGCGTCGATCAGATCTCGTCCTACCAGGGCAAATCCGGCCAGAACTGTCGCCAGTTCATCAACAACGTGCTCAATCCGCGCGCCATTGGCTTCGGCACCATCGACGACATCGACCAGGTGGCGGCGCGTCGCTCCGACGACCGCGCGTCGGCCGGCCAGCAAGAGATCACAGGCGTCTTGATGGACGCCTTTGCGGGCGCCTCGACGGTGGTACGCGGCAATTGCTCCTTCGGCATGTTCTCCAACTACCCCGAGAACGTCGACGACGCGCTGCGCCAGCGCGCCGGCGCCCGCTGGCTGGTCGACGGCCCGCAGACCCGCGACGACTACATCGACATTTTCGTGCTGCTCGCCGGCAAGAACCACAAGATCCCGCTGGGCAATCACAAGCTCTATGCGGCGCAGGAGATCCAGCGCGCCGTGGCCGAGGCCTATGAGGAGCATGAGAAGCCGCAGGAAGACGGGCTGATGAAGGTCTATGAGCGCTACATGAAGGAGAACGGCGCGCCGAAGACGCTGGCCGATATCGGCACCTATCTGCACATGATCAAGGACGCCGAGCCGCGCTTCACCGGCCGCGCCATCAAGAACGTCACCGACGCCATCAAGATGCGTGCCATGGACATCGAGCTGCCAGACGACTGGTTCGAGAAGCCGGAAGCCTTCATGCACAAGAGCTACGACGACAAGAAGGCGATGATCGAGGAACTGCGCGGCCCGTTCTCGATGGAGATGGTCATGCAGGAGATCAACCGCTATGCCGATTCCGAATTCCGCTATTCCGACAAATCCGATGACGCGGCGGTCGAGAAGCTGCTGCGCGACGCACGGCTGCGCGAACGCGCCGCTCGCGAGATGGACGAGCTGAAGAAGAAGGGCCTGTGGGATGCGTAG
- a CDS encoding cytochrome c family protein: MLRAISSAVIFLLAGGLAAHAGGDAALGKKVFNRCIACHEAATDRDRVGPHLMGVVGRKAGSAESFASHYSQAMKEAGAAGLVWDEANLAEYLKAPKQKVPGNKMGFSGLTSDEDIANVIAYLEADPKP; the protein is encoded by the coding sequence ATGCTTCGCGCCATTTCGTCTGCCGTCATCTTCCTGCTTGCCGGCGGTCTTGCCGCGCATGCGGGTGGCGACGCGGCGCTCGGCAAGAAGGTCTTCAATCGCTGCATCGCTTGCCACGAGGCGGCGACCGACCGCGACAGGGTCGGCCCGCATCTGATGGGCGTCGTCGGGCGCAAGGCCGGCTCGGCGGAAAGCTTCGCCAGCCACTATTCGCAGGCCATGAAGGAGGCTGGCGCGGCCGGGCTCGTTTGGGACGAAGCCAACCTAGCCGAGTATCTCAAGGCGCCCAAGCAGAAGGTTCCCGGCAACAAGATGGGCTTCAGCGGACTGACCAGCGACGAAGACATCGCCAATGTGATCGCCTATCTCGAGGCCGACCCGAAACCGTGA
- a CDS encoding thymidine kinase translates to MAKLYFHYATMNAGKTTMLLQASYNYRERGMTTMLFVAGHYRKGDSGLISSRIGLEAEAEMFRDGDDLYARVAEHHQHQNVHCIFVDEAQFLEEEQVWQLARIADRLNIPVMCYGLRTDFQGKLFSGSRALLAIADELREVRTICRCGRKATMVVRLGPDGKVARQGEQVAIGKDVYVSLCRRHWEEEMGRTLPDDFIGFMKR, encoded by the coding sequence ATGGCAAAGCTGTATTTCCACTACGCGACGATGAACGCCGGCAAGACGACGATGCTCCTGCAGGCGTCCTACAATTATCGCGAGCGCGGCATGACGACGATGCTGTTCGTCGCCGGCCACTATCGCAAAGGTGACAGCGGGCTGATCTCGTCGCGCATCGGCCTCGAGGCCGAAGCGGAGATGTTTCGCGACGGCGACGATCTCTATGCCCGTGTCGCCGAGCATCACCAGCACCAGAACGTCCATTGCATCTTCGTCGACGAAGCGCAGTTCCTCGAGGAAGAGCAGGTCTGGCAGCTTGCCCGCATCGCCGACCGACTTAACATTCCGGTCATGTGCTATGGCCTGCGCACGGACTTCCAGGGCAAGCTGTTTTCCGGCTCGCGCGCGCTGCTCGCCATCGCCGACGAGCTGCGCGAAGTGCGCACCATCTGTCGCTGCGGCCGCAAGGCGACGATGGTGGTGCGCCTCGGCCCCGACGGCAAGGTTGCGCGACAGGGCGAGCAGGTGGCAATCGGCAAGGACGTCTACGTCTCGCTCTGCCGCCGGCACTGGGAAGAAGAGATGGGCCGCACCTTGCCCGACGATTTCATCGGCTTCATGAAGCGTTGA
- a CDS encoding choline ABC transporter substrate-binding protein has protein sequence MSRMKSFVAGLGLAALLSTTAAYAGDPASCKAVRLSDVGWTDIQATTGLASVLLTALGYEPQVIQLSVPVTYASLKNKDLDVFLGNWMPSMTNDIKDYTADGSVETISQNLAGAGYGIVVPTYVADAGVKTLTDLGKFKDKFGGKIYGIEAGNDGNRIILDMIKNPKDNLEGFELVESSEAGMLTQAEQSMKNNEWIAFLGWTPHPVMGAMKITYLDGMGDSGFGAATVSTNVRKGYTTECPNVGKFIANLKFNLDMEGEMMDAILKGGDANTVATDWLKKHPDAVTPWIAGVTTFDGGDAAAAVKTALGG, from the coding sequence ATGTCGCGTATGAAATCTTTCGTCGCCGGGCTCGGCCTGGCGGCGCTTCTGTCTACGACCGCTGCTTACGCGGGCGATCCGGCGAGTTGCAAGGCCGTGCGGCTGTCGGATGTCGGCTGGACCGACATCCAGGCCACGACCGGTCTGGCGTCGGTGCTGCTCACCGCGCTCGGCTACGAGCCGCAGGTGATCCAGCTTTCGGTGCCGGTGACCTATGCTTCGCTGAAGAACAAGGACCTCGACGTCTTCCTCGGCAACTGGATGCCGTCGATGACCAACGACATCAAGGACTATACTGCTGACGGTTCGGTCGAAACCATCAGCCAGAACCTCGCTGGCGCCGGTTACGGCATCGTCGTGCCGACCTATGTCGCGGATGCCGGCGTCAAGACGCTGACCGACCTCGGCAAGTTCAAGGACAAGTTCGGCGGCAAGATCTACGGCATCGAGGCCGGCAATGACGGCAACCGCATCATCCTCGACATGATCAAGAACCCGAAGGACAATCTGGAAGGCTTCGAACTGGTGGAATCCTCGGAGGCCGGCATGCTGACGCAGGCCGAGCAGTCGATGAAGAACAATGAATGGATCGCCTTCCTCGGCTGGACGCCGCATCCCGTCATGGGGGCCATGAAGATCACCTACCTCGACGGCATGGGCGACAGCGGCTTCGGCGCCGCGACCGTCTCGACCAACGTGCGCAAGGGCTACACCACCGAGTGTCCGAACGTCGGCAAATTCATCGCCAATCTCAAGTTCAATCTCGACATGGAAGGCGAAATGATGGACGCCATCCTCAAGGGTGGCGATGCCAACACCGTCGCGACGGACTGGCTGAAGAAGCATCCGGATGCAGTGACGCCCTGGATCGCCGGCGTCACCACCTTCGACGGCGGCGACGCCGCCGCCGCGGTCAAGACCGCGCTCGGGGGCTGA